A window of Caretta caretta isolate rCarCar2 chromosome 13, rCarCar1.hap1, whole genome shotgun sequence contains these coding sequences:
- the LOC125622623 gene encoding olfactory receptor 9S13-like — MENHTTVAEFILVGFGGHPELQVFLSVLFLVLYTVTLLGNVSMITIISSDSKLHTPMYFFLKNLSFLDLCYSSVIAPKALLCFSTGHRAISYNSCAAQMFFFSLFGTTEAFFLAVMAYDRFVAICKPLRYPITMSKRACIFLVAGSYLSGCLNCSIQTGFTFTLSFCGLGKIDHFFCDVPAVMQASCSDTFASEMAMLVVCGFIIVSTGLVVLISYGYIITTVMRIPSAEGRRRAFSTCTSHLVAVSLFFGTVFFMYAQPGAITSPGQSKVVSVFYTIVIPMLNPLIYSLRNKEVKEALRRQLKKKGFFH; from the coding sequence ATGGAAAACCACACCACAGTGGCTGAGTTCATCCTCGTAGGGTTCGGAGGCCATCCCGAACTGCAAGTCTTCCTCTCTGTCCTCTTCTTGGTTCTGTACACTGTCACCCTGCTGGGGAATGTCAGCATGATCACCATCATCAGCTCTGACTCCAAgctccacacccccatgtacttcttcctgaagAACCTGTCCTTCCTGGACCTCTGCTACTCCTCCGTCATTGCCCCTAAAGCCCTACTGTGCTTCTCAACGGGGCACAGAGCCATCTCCTACAATAGCTGTGCTGCCCAAAtgttcttcttctctctctttgggACCACTGAGGCATTCTTCCTAGCCGTGATGGCTTATGACCGCTTCGTCGCCATCTGTAAGCCGCTGCGCTATCCAATCACAATGTCCAAGAGGGCTTGTATTTTCCTGGTGGCGGGCTCCTATCTCTCAGGCTGCCTCAACTGCAGCATCCAGACAGGCTTTACATTCACCTTGTCCTTCTGCGGGCTGGGGAAAATTGACCACTTCTTCTGCGACGTCCCCGCAGTGATGCAAGCCTCCTGCTCTGACACCTTTGCCAGTGAAATGGCAATGCTGGTCGTGTGTGGGTTCATCATAGTGAGCACTGGCCTGGTCGTCCTTATCTCCTATGGCTACATCATTACCACTGTCATGCGGATACCCTCCGCCGAGGGAAGACGCagagccttctccacctgcacttCCCACCTGGTGGCTGTGAGCTTGTTCTTTGGGACAGTCTTCTTTATGTATGCCCAGCCTGGGGCCATAACCTCCCCAGGTCAAAGTAAAGTAGTCTCTGTGTTCTACACCATTGTCATCCCCATGCTGAACCCTttgatctacagcctgaggaacaaggaggtgAAAGAGGCCCTGAGAAGACAACTAAAAAAGAAAGGCTTTTTCCACTGA
- the LOC125622619 gene encoding olfactory receptor OR9H1 has product METVKERNHTALTEFILLGFGSGLGLKVGPFVVFLGIYMTTVLGNTIMVFLIKAHSRLHTPMYFFLMNLSLLDLCYSSTIAPKAMASFLAGSKTISFNGCATQFFLVAVFVTTEAFILAAMAYDRYTAICNPLLYPIAMSKQVCVQLLVGSYVCGGVNSMMQTAFTFTLYFCGSNEIDHFFCDVPPLLGLSCTNTDINELVLFTLSSLIIVSTSMVIFVSYAYIISAILRIRSAEGRCRAFSTCTSHMMSVNLFYGTVTFMYTQPSSLASPAQSKVVSVFYTLVIPMLNPLIYSLRNKDVKEALGRTISSMFLK; this is encoded by the coding sequence ATGGAGACCGTGAAAGAGAGAAACCACACAGCACTGACGGAATTCATCCTGCTGGGGTTTGGAAGTGGTCTGGGGCTCAAGGTGGGCCCCTTTGTGGTGTTTCTGGGGATTTACATGACAACTGTGCTGGGGAACACCATCATGGTCTTCCTTATTAAAGCCCATTCTCGCCTGCACACCCCAATGTACTTCTTCCTCATGAACCTGTCGCTCTTAGACCTTTGCTACTCCTCCACCATCGCCCCCAAAGCCATGGCGAGCTTCCTAGCAGGCAGCAAAACCATTTCCTTCAACGGATGTGCCACCCAATTCTTCTTAGTCGCTGTCTTTGTCACCACTGAGGCATTCATCCTGGCAGCCATGGCATATGATCGATACACCGCCATCTGCAACCCGCTCCTGTATCCCATCGCCATGTCCAAGCAGGTTTGCGTTCAGCTGCTGGTGGGTTCCTATGTTTGCGGCGGTGTAAACTCCATGATGCAAACAGCCTTCACCTTTACACTGTATTTCTGTGGGTCCAATGAGATAGATCACTTCTTCTGTGACGTTCCACCCCTGCTAGGCCTCTCATGCACCAACACAGACATCAATGAACTGGTGCTGTTCACTTTATCCAGCCTCATCATCGTGAGCACTTCCATGGTCATTTTTGTCTCCTATGCCTACATCATCTCCGCCATCCTCAGGATTCGCTCTGCTGAGGGCAGATGCagagccttctccacctgcacctcCCACATGATGTCCGTGAATTTATTTTACGGCACTGTTACCTTCATGTACACCCAGCCCAGTTCGCTAGCATCTCCAGCTCAGAGCAAAGTGGTGTCTGTGTTTTATACCCTGGTCATCCCTATGTTGaatcccctcatctacagcctgaggaacaaggatGTGAAAGAAGCTTTGGGAAGAACCATCAGCTCAATGTTTCTAAAATGA
- the LOC125622617 gene encoding olfactory receptor OR9H1-like → METAKERNHTALTEFILLGFGSGLGLKVGPFVVFLGIYMTTVLGNTIMVFLIKARSCLHTPMYFFLMNLSLLDLCYSSTIAPKAMASFLAGSKTISFNGCATQFFLVAVFVTTETFILAAMAYDRYTAICNPLLYPIAMSKQVCVQLLVGSYVCGGVNSMVQTVFTFTLYFCGSNEIDHFFCDVPPLLGLSCTNTDINELVLFTLSSLIIVSTSMVIFISYAYIISAILRIRSAEGRRRAFSTCTSHMMSVSLFYGTLTFMYTQPSSLASPAQSKVVSVFYTLVIPMLNPLIYSLRNKDVKEALGRTISSVFLK, encoded by the coding sequence ATGGAGACCGCGAAAGAGAGAAACCACACAGCACTGACGGAATTCATCCTGCTGGGGTTTGGAAGTGGTCTGGGGCTCAAGGTGGGCCCTTTTGTGGTGTTTCTGGGGATTTACATGACAACTGTGCTGGGGAACACCATCATGGTCTTCCTTATTAAAGCCCGCTCTTGCCTGCACACCCCAATGTACTTCTTCCTCATGAACCTGTCGCTCTTAGACCTTTGCTACTCCTCCACCATCGCCCCCAAAGCCATGGCGAGCTTCCTAGCAGGCAGCAAAACCATTTCCTTCAATGGATGTGCCACCCAATTCTTCTTAGTCGCTGTCTTTGTCACCACTGAGACATTCATCCTGGCAGCCATGGCATATGATCGATACACCGCCATCTGCAACCCACTCCTATATCCCATCGCCATGTCCAAGCAGGTTTGCGTTCAGCTGCTGGTGGGTTCCTATGTTTGCGGCGGTGTAAACTCCATGGTGCAAACAGTCTTCACCTTTACACTGTATTTCTGTGGGTCCAATGAGATAGATCACTTCTTCTGTGACGTTCCACCCCTGCTAGGCCTCTCATGTACCAACACAGACATCAATGAACTGGTGCTGTTCACTTTATCCAGCCTCATCATTGTGAGCACTTCCATGGTCATTTTCATCTCCTATGCCTACATCATCTCCGCCATCCTCAGGATTCGCTCTGCTGAGGGCAGACGCagagccttctccacctgcacctcCCACATGATGTCCGTGAGTTTATTTTACGGGACTCTTACCTTCATGTATACTCAGCCCAGTTCGCTAGCATCTCCAGCTCAGAGCAAAGTGGTGTCTGTGTTTTATACCCTGGTCATCCCTATGTTGaatcccctcatctacagcctgaggaacaaggatGTGAAAGAAGCTTTGGGAAGAACCATCAGCTCAGTATTTCTAAAATGA